In Synechococcus sp. PCC 6312, one genomic interval encodes:
- a CDS encoding class II fructose-bisphosphate aldolase has product MLASTQELLETARINSYAIGAFNVYNLEGVKAVVNAAQDTASPAMLQIHPSALRYGSSSLIALCLEAARSATVPISVHLDHSTQAKDIQAALKAGLTSIMADGSHLSYAENLKFTREMTQLAHQYGAVVEAEIGRISGTEDGLTIAEKEAKMTDPDQAVEFVQATGVDALAVTIGNVHGEYKSPPRLDFERLLKIRQRLSIPLVLHGASGLPAEMIERSIQLGVCKFNVNTEVRQAYMSSLQQEICDDTGKDLLEVAGAAISAMKSVIEDKLVLFGSANTAHLHDTPYAHLLASQPKLSKLL; this is encoded by the coding sequence ATGCTTGCTTCGACTCAGGAGTTACTCGAAACTGCCCGGATTAATAGCTATGCCATTGGCGCCTTTAATGTTTACAACTTGGAAGGGGTCAAAGCAGTTGTTAATGCCGCCCAGGATACCGCTAGTCCAGCCATGCTGCAAATCCATCCCAGTGCTTTACGCTATGGTAGTTCCAGTTTAATTGCCCTCTGTTTAGAAGCTGCCCGCAGTGCTACTGTCCCAATTTCTGTCCATCTCGACCACAGTACCCAGGCCAAAGACATCCAAGCAGCCCTCAAGGCGGGTTTAACCTCAATCATGGCGGACGGCTCACACCTCTCCTACGCTGAAAATCTCAAATTTACCAGGGAGATGACCCAGTTAGCCCATCAATACGGGGCTGTCGTTGAAGCAGAAATTGGCCGAATTAGCGGTACAGAGGATGGCTTAACGATTGCCGAAAAAGAAGCCAAAATGACGGATCCCGACCAAGCCGTAGAGTTTGTCCAGGCCACAGGGGTTGATGCGCTGGCGGTGACGATTGGGAATGTGCATGGAGAATATAAAAGCCCGCCCCGTTTAGATTTTGAGCGTCTCCTCAAGATCCGCCAACGTCTGAGTATTCCCTTGGTATTACATGGGGCATCGGGCTTACCGGCTGAGATGATTGAGCGTTCGATCCAACTGGGGGTTTGCAAGTTCAATGTGAATACAGAAGTTCGCCAGGCCTATATGAGTTCTCTCCAGCAAGAAATTTGTGACGATACAGGCAAAGATCTGTTAGAAGTAGCTGGAGCAGCCATTTCCGCTATGAAATCCGTCATTGAAGATAAACTCGTCCTTTTTGGTTCCGCCAACACCGCCCATCTCCACGACACCCCCTACGCTCACCTCTTAGCCAGCCAACCCAAACTATCCAAACTGTTATGA
- a CDS encoding TIGR03279 family radical SAM protein: MSHATIQPALISAVLPDSIAAEVGFEPGDALVAINGERPRDLIDYRFLCADEVLELEVLDQRGKTHHVEIEKDYDADLGLEFTTALFDGLIQCNNRCPFCFIDQQPPGKRASLYAKDDDYRLSFLYGSYLTLTNLIQAEWERIARLRLSPLYVSVHATEPEVRIRLLKNPRAGKILEHLAWFQEQGLQIHAQVVVCPGLNDGDHLTQTLQDLAQFHQLPWPAVASIAVVPLGLTRFRPEEDELIPVTPAKAQEVISQVQALQAQFQKKVGSPLAWLADEWFLIAGQDLPPASHYEDYPQLSNGVGSIRLFLDEFAELASTLPTQLETPRHLTWVVGNTVEKAFMPIYHRLNQIAGLTLNMVALKSDYWGQAMTVTGLLTGQDLEKGLESLDLGDAVLIPSVMLKADQPVFLDDMPLEELEQALGVPMQVITGGINGLIQACTAPTLIEKPAYFRQPRR; this comes from the coding sequence ATGAGTCACGCCACCATTCAACCTGCCCTAATCAGTGCTGTTCTCCCGGATTCCATTGCCGCTGAGGTTGGCTTTGAGCCTGGGGATGCCTTAGTGGCCATAAATGGCGAACGGCCGCGAGATTTGATTGATTATCGGTTTTTATGTGCCGATGAAGTTCTGGAGCTAGAAGTTTTGGATCAGCGAGGAAAAACCCACCATGTCGAAATTGAAAAAGACTATGACGCTGACCTGGGCCTGGAGTTCACCACGGCTTTATTTGATGGCCTGATCCAGTGCAATAATCGCTGTCCTTTTTGTTTTATTGATCAACAACCCCCCGGCAAACGGGCCAGTCTCTACGCTAAAGATGATGACTATCGCCTCAGTTTTTTATATGGCAGTTATTTAACCCTGACCAACTTAATCCAGGCCGAGTGGGAGAGAATTGCCCGGTTACGCCTTTCACCGTTATATGTTTCCGTTCATGCCACCGAGCCAGAAGTCAGAATTCGCCTTCTCAAAAACCCACGGGCTGGAAAAATCCTCGAGCATCTGGCCTGGTTTCAGGAGCAGGGGTTACAAATTCATGCCCAAGTGGTGGTTTGCCCAGGCCTAAATGATGGCGACCATTTAACGCAAACCTTGCAGGATTTAGCTCAGTTCCATCAACTCCCTTGGCCGGCTGTGGCTTCAATTGCGGTGGTTCCCCTCGGCTTAACTCGATTTCGCCCGGAGGAGGATGAACTGATTCCCGTGACCCCAGCCAAAGCCCAAGAAGTGATTAGTCAAGTGCAAGCATTACAGGCCCAGTTTCAGAAAAAAGTCGGCAGCCCCCTGGCCTGGTTAGCGGATGAGTGGTTTTTAATTGCTGGCCAAGATTTACCCCCCGCGAGTCACTATGAAGACTATCCGCAATTGAGTAATGGAGTGGGTTCAATCCGCTTATTTCTGGATGAATTTGCCGAGTTAGCCTCAACCTTACCCACACAATTAGAAACACCCCGCCACTTGACTTGGGTGGTCGGGAATACGGTGGAAAAAGCGTTTATGCCCATCTATCATCGTTTGAATCAAATTGCCGGTTTAACCTTAAATATGGTTGCCCTGAAAAGTGACTATTGGGGCCAGGCCATGACCGTAACCGGCTTATTAACCGGACAGGACTTAGAAAAAGGTTTAGAATCTCTAGATTTAGGCGATGCGGTTTTAATTCCCAGTGTGATGCTTAAAGCTGACCAGCCAGTGTTTTTAGACGATATGCCTTTAGAGGAGTTGGAACAGGCCTTAGGAGTGCCGATGCAAGTGATTACCGGGGGTATCAACGGACTCATCCAGGCCTGTACAGCTCCAACCCTGATTGAGAAGCCAGCTTATTTCCGGCAACCCAGACGTTAA